One genomic region from Salvia hispanica cultivar TCC Black 2014 chromosome 2, UniMelb_Shisp_WGS_1.0, whole genome shotgun sequence encodes:
- the LOC125206591 gene encoding UDP-galactose transporter 1-like has product LSLQKLEFKFPLTVSCIHFIASAIGAYLVIKVLKLKPLIHVDPEDRWRRIFPMSFIFCINIVLGNVSLRYIPVSFMQTIKSFTPATTVILQWLIWKKHFDWRIWAALIPIVGGILLSSVTELSFNMLGFCAALFGCIATSTKTILAESLLHGYKFDSINTVYYMAPFATMILAGPAMVLEGPGVTDWLLTCPSLFSSLVIIFGSGVLAFCLNFSIFYVIHSTTAVTFNVAGNLKVAVAFTCSWLI; this is encoded by the exons TTATCTTTGCAGAAGCTGGAGTTCAAGTTTCCGTTAACAGTATCGTGTATTCATTTCATTGCTTCGGCAATTGGTGCATACTTGGTTATTAAAGTGCTGAAACTTAAGCCTCTTATTCATGTTGATCCAGAAGATCGCTGGAGGAGAATTTTTCCCATGTCGtttatattttgcataaaCATTGTTTTGGGAAACGTGAGCCTTCGCTATATTCCTGTTTCCTTCATGCAAACGATCAAGTCGTTCACCCCTGCAACAACAG TCATCTTGCAGTGGCTAATCTGGAAAAAGCACTTCGACTGGCGAATTTGGGCTGCTCTGATTCCGATTGTTGGAGGGATTCTACTCTCGTCAGTCACAGAGCTGAGTTTTAACATGCTAGGATTTTGCGCTGCTTTATTTGGTTGCATTGCTACATCCACAAAAACCATTCTTGCAGAGTCTTTGTTGCACGGGTACAAATTTGACAG CATAAACACAGTTTACTACATGGCTCCTTTCGCAACTATGATATTGGCTGGACCGGCCATGGTGCTGGAAGGGCCAGGGGTCACGGACTGGCTCCTCACGTGCCCCTCTCTCTTTTCATCCCTCGTCATCATTTTCGGGTCTGGAGTACTGGCCTTCTGCCTCAATTTCTCGATTTTTTACGTCATTCACTCCACCACTGCTGTGACCTTCAACGTCGCTGGAAATCTCAAG GTTGCAGTTGCGTTCACGTGTTCTTGGCTCATTTAG